ACGCAGGTGCTGGTGGAAGCGATGGGCCGTCGCCGCGTGCCGCTGATGATCCATGTCAGCTCCGCCGAGGTCTACGGCGCCGGCAACGGCGAGCCGATCGGCGAGCTTGCACCGCTCCTGCCCGACAATCCCTACGGCGCCTCCAAGGCGGCCGCCGAAATGCTGCTCTCCGGTCTCGTGCGCGCCTATGGCCTCGATATCCGGGTGCTGCGGCCGGTCAACATCGTCGGCACGCGCCAGAACACGGAAAAGCTGCTGCCGCGCTTCCTGGAGATGGCCGCCATTGGCCAGCCCCTGCCGGTGCATGGCGAGGGCACGCAGGTCCGCGCCTTCGTCACGGTCGCCGATTTCTGCGCGGCGCTGCGCACGGTCGTGACGCGCGGGGCCGAGAACGCCACCTATAATGTGGCGGGCGAGGACGTGCACGATGTCCTCTCCGTCGCCCGCATGGTGCTGGAGGCCGTGCAGGGTCCCGTTTCCGGCATCGGCTTCGTCGCCGGGCGGCCGGACGACGCCAGCCGCTCGCCGCTCGATACCGGTGCGCTGCAAGCGCTCGGCTGGCGTGCGACGGGGACCTTGCGCCGCGCGTTGCCGGGCCTTGCCGCCTGGTATGGCGCACGCGTGCCCGATAGCGCGCGCCGCCGCCTGCTGCAGGTGCCGGAGCTTGCGCCGCAGCGCATGCAGGCCGTCACGCAGGCTGCCGGCTCCGGCCTCTTCCGCTCGCTCGAGCGGCATTGAGGGCGCGCCGCCGCCCGAAACCCTTGACCCCTCGGGCGCATCGTGGCACCAGTCCGCCAGCTTTCAAAGAATGCCGGATAGACCCGATGACCTCCGCCGCCCTGCCTGACCATATGAACCCGACCCGCTCCTTCCAGGGGCTGATCCTGACGCTGCACAATTACTGGGCGGACAAGGGCTGCGCGGTGCTGCAGCCCTACGACATGGAAGTGGGCGCCGGCACGTTCCATCCGGCGACGACGCTGCGCGCGCTCGGCCCACGTCCGTGGCGTGCCGCCTATGTGCAGCCCTCGCGTCGCCCGTCGGACGGCCGCTACGGCGAGAACCCGAACCGCCTGCAGCACTATTACCAGTACCAGGTCATCCTGAAGCCGAACCCGTCGAACCTGCAGGAACTCTATCTCGGCTCGCTCGCCGCCATCGGCCTCGATCCGCTGCTGCATGACGTGCGCTTCGTGGAGGACGACTGGGAAAGCCCGACGCTCGGTGCCTGGGGCCTTGGCTGGGAATGCTGGTGCGACGGCATGGAAGTCTCGCAGTTCACCTATTTCCAGCAGGTCTGCGGCATCGAATGCTCCCCTGTCGCGGGCGAGCTGACCTATGGTCTGGAACGTCTCGCCATGTACGTTCAGGGCGTCGACAACGTCTACGACCTAAACTTCAACGGCCGCGAGGGTGCGGAAAAGATCACCTATGGCGACGTGTTCCTGCAGGCCGAGCAGGAATATTCCCGCCATAATTTCGAATATGCCGACACGGCCATGCTGCACCGCCACTTCATCGATGCCGAGAAGGAATGCCAGGCGCTGCTCGCCGCCGGCGCGCCCGGCGATGCGGAAAACCGGCGCCTGCACAAATGCGTGCTGCCGGCCTACGACCAGTGCATCAAGGCGTCCCACGTCTTCAACCTGCTCGACGCTCGCGGCGTGATCTCCGTCACCGAGCGCCAGAGCTATATCCTGCGCGTGCGCACGCTGGCCAAGGCCTGCGGCGAGGCCTTCCTGCTGACGGATGCCGGCGGGGTGAACTGGAACAGGGACGCGGCCTGAACGATCGGGCCTGCCTGTAGCGAACGAAAGCCATCCGGTCATCCGGATGGCTTTTTCTTTGGGAGGTTCAGGGGGGGGGAGAGGTTCAGGCCAGCGCCGAAGCCTTCACGCCGAGTTCCCACACGGGCTTCAGCGTCGGCATGGCGCCGGTCGGAAGCTGGCCGGCATAGGTCTGGAGCGCCCGGCGCACACCCGACGGACGGTCGACCGCCGCGCCCATCGTGTAGGCGAGGAAGAGGGCGGAAAAGCCGATGACGTTGATGGTGAGGGCGAAGGCTTTCATGGCGGTTGCTTCGGGTTCGCGTTGTCGATGAAGCGACTATCGGCCAAGGCGCGCGGCGGCGCGGTTCCCCCGGTGACAATGGGGGGCAATGGGGGGTGACAGGGGAAAGCGCCCGCCGGGGGCTTTCCAGCGGCGCGGCGGATGCTAAGCTTCCGGCGAACGCGAACAGGGAGCGCAGTACGCCATGATCGGTCTTGCAATCGCGGCAGTCGTCGTCATCTACGCCATCGTCATCTACAACGGCCTCGTGCGGGCGCGGCAGGTGAAGGAGGAGGCGTGGTCCGGCATCGACGTGCAGCTCAAGCGTCGCGCCGACCTCATTCCCAACCTGCTCGAAACCGTGAAGGGTTATGCCGCGCATGAGCGCGAGACGCTGGAGAAGGTCGTGGAGCTGCGCAACCGGGCGCAGGCGGTGCCGGCGGGCGATGTCGCCGGGCGCGCGGCGGCCGAGGGCATGCTGAGCCAGGCGCTCGGCAAGCTCTTCGCGCTCGCCGAAGCCTATCCGGACCTCAAGGCCAACCAGAACTTCGCCGAATTGCAGCAGACGCTCGAGACCATCGAAGGCGAGATCCAGATGTCGCGGCGCTACTACAACGGCGCGGCCCGCGATCTCAACGTCAAGGTCGAGAGCTTCCCGTCGAACCTCGTCGCCTCGGTCTTCAAATTTGCCAAGGCGCCCTATTTCGAGATCGACAATCCGGCCGACCGGGCCGTGCCGACCGTGAAGTTCTGATCCGGGAGGTCCCGATGCCGCGGATCGCCGCCCTCCTGACGTTCTGGCTCTGCCTTCTGATCGGGAGTGCGGCGCGGGCCGAGGAGTATTTCGACCGCTACCATTCCGACATTGCGCTGGCGAAGAACGGCGCGATGACGGTGACGGAAACGATCCGCGTCCATGCGGAGGGCAACGCCATAAGGCGCGGCATCTACCGCGACTTCCCGCTCACCTTCACCGACGCCGAGGGACGGGAGAAGGAGGTCGGCTTCAGGATCGTCGGCATCGAGCGTGACGGCCGGCCGGAACCCTACCGTACCGAGACCATCCGCCGTGGCGTGCGCATCTATTTCGGTTCCTCCGATGTGCTGCTGACGCCGGGCTTCCACGACTATCGCCTGACCTACGAGACGACGCGGCAGATCCGCTTCTTCGACACCCATGACGAGCTGTTCTGGAACGTCACCGGCACGCAATGGGCCTTCCCCATCCGGCAGGCGAGCGCGACGGTGAGCCTGCCGCCGGGCATCCGCGCCGAGGCGCTCACCTATTTCACCGGCCCCGCGGGCGCGACCGAGCGGAACGCGCGCGCCGAGAGCCGGGGCAATACGGCCACCTTCGAGACGACGCGCGGTCTTGGCCCGCACGAGGGCCTGACAATCGGCGTGAAGATGCCGGCCGGCAGCATCGATAGGCCGACTGCGGCCGAGGAGCGCGCCTATTTCCTCAAGGACAACCGCAACCTCTTCCTTGCCTTCGGCGGGCTGGCGCTCGTTCTCGGCTATTATGTCTGGGCCTGGCTTGCGGTGGGGCGCGATCCGCCGGGCGGCGTGGTCGTGCCGCGCTGGGATGCGCCGGAGGGCATCTCGCCGGCGCTCGTCAACTACATCGACGAGAAGGGGTTCGGCGGGCAGGGCTGGACGGCGGTCTCTGCCGCCTTCCTCAGCCTCGCGGTCAAGGGCCTTGTCGAGCTTTCGAACCTTGAGACGTCCATAACCGTCACGCGCACCGGCAAGCGGGTCGAAGGCGCCTTGCCGACGGGGGAGGCGACCCTGCTGTCCGCCGTGCCCACCGAAGGCAGCCAGTTCACCATCCATAAATCCAACGGCAAGCGCGTGCAAAGGCTGGGCGCCGAATTCCGTGATGCCATGGAAAGGGAGCATCGGCGGAAATACTATCTCGCGAACTGGCCGCAGGTGACGGGCGGTATCCTGCTGTCGCTTGCCTGCCTCGCGGCGCTGGCGATCTTCGGCTCCCTGCCGGAGGAGGGCCTCGTGCTCGTCATCCTTCCGGTCTTCGCCTCGGTCTTCGTATCGATTTTCGCCCTCGCGCTCGGCCGCAATTTCCGGCAGGCGAAAACGCTCGGCGCGCGCATCATGGCCGTCGTCATCATGGCTTTCGTCGGCTCCGTCTTCGTCACCGTCTTCGGCGGGATCGCCACCGCCATCGTGACCGAGGGCGCTGCGACGGGACACCTGCCGCTGTTCGCCGCCGTCGGTGGCATCGTGGTGACGAACCTCGTCTTCTTCTTCCTGATGGGCGCGCCGACGCCGCTCGGCCGCCGGATGATGGACGGCATCGCGGGCCTGCGCCAATATCTGACGCTCGCCGAGAGGGACCGGATGAATATGGCCGGCGCGCCGGAAATGTCACCGCGTCACTTCGAGACGCTGCTGCCCTATGCCGTGGCGCTCGGCGTGGAAAAGCCCTGGTCGGAAACCTTCGACCGCTGGCTGCTGACCGCCGCGGCGGCGGGCGCGGCCGCCGCCTACCAGCCCGGCTGGTATCATGGCGACAGCTTCTCCTCCGGCCGTTTCGGTGACCGTATGGGCGGCTTTGCCGGCTCGATGGCCCGCTCCATGACTGCCGCGCTGCCCGACCCGCCGAAAAGCTCCTCCTCCGGCTTCTCGTCCGGCGGCGGCTTCTCCGGCGGGGGTGGCGGCGGCGGTGGCGGGGGCGGCTGGTAGGCCGCTCAGAAGTCCTGGTAGTTCAGCGGCGTGACCTCGACGACATGGTTGCCGGGCGTGACCGTCACGTTGCCGATGGCGGCCACGCCGGCCTGTGCCTCGGCCGCGATACGGACCGGGAAGGCGGCGACGGCGCCGGAGGCAAGCGTGATCGCGCCCGTCGTCTGCGCCTCCGTGCCCGTGGAAACGCTGGCCTCCACGGTGGCCTTCAGCGCGCTGGAGGCGGGAATGGAGGCAGTGAGGATTTCGTCCACCGGCTCCAGGGGCTTTTCCGGCAGGAGGGTGCCGAAGGCCCAGACCTTGCGCAGCTCCGCCTTCGTCATCGGCGCGACATTGACGTCGATGTCGTTCTCCGCGCCCTTCACCCGGTAGGGGCAGCGCCGTTTCGAGCAGTTGGCGGCGGCGGAGAACTGCCAGAGCGCGTAATTGTCCCAGTTGCCCATCGGGAAACTGCCCTTGATGCCCGGCCTGTAGCGGGCATACCAGAGCGGCAGGCGCGAGAGGATGCGGTATGTATCACGGTTGGCGGCGATATGCCGGGCGGTCGCGTGGTTGGTGTAGAGCACCGGGTAGCGGCCCGTGCGCGTCTTGAGGTGGCCGGCGAAGACCTGCGCATCGGCCAGCGACATGTATTTGCCCGGGTCGATGCCCTCGATATCCAGCACCATCATCTCGTCGTCCTGCGGCTTGGCGTAGTCGAGGAAATGGTTGGCCTGGTCGACCGGGTTTCCGGGGCGGGCGAGATGGTAGGCGCCCCACAGGAGGCCCCTGGAGCGGGCAAGCAGCCGGCGTGTCTCGTAAAGCTCGCGGCTCACCGCATATTTACGCCACATCGTCTTGCAGTGCTCGACCGTGTCGCCGTTGTGGTCGCCCTTGCAGCTAAAGCTTTCCGGCAGCCCGTCGGAAGCCTTGGAGATGAAGCCGGCGATGCGCCTGTCGGAGAGCATGTCCGACCAGTCGATCTCGTTCAGTTCGTAGGCGTCGATGACGATGGCGTTTCCCGGCTTCTTCCACGGCTCCACATCGGCCGCCCGGGCGGGCAGGAAGAAGGCCGCGGACAGGGCGAGCGCCGCGGCAAGCCCGGAAAGCTGCTTCAGTTTCATGGACGCTCCTTCGCGAATCGCTGCTCCTCCGCAAGCGGCGATGGTGCGCCCGGCATGGTTAACGGCCGGCTAATGCGCCCGCGCGGCCGGCGGGGCTTGCCTCTTTGCGCCCGAAGCGGCATGAGAGGCGCATGTCCCATTCCACAGAAACCATCCGCCTCGACCAGCTCCTGCTGAATGCCGGCCTCGTCGCCAGCCGGTCGCGGGCGCGCGATGCGATCGCGCGCGGCACGGTCACGGTGAACGGCCGCGTCGTCACCAAGCCGAGCGCGAGCTTTCCCGCCTCGGCCGTCCTCGCCATCGACGACCCGGCGCAGGCCTATGTCTCGCGCGCGGCGCTGAAGCTGACGGCGGCGCTCGACCGGTTCCAGCTCGACCCCGCGGGTCTCGACTGTCTCGATATCGGCGCGTCCACCGGCGGCTTCACGCAGGTGCTGCTGGAGCGCGGCGCGGCCCATGTCGTTTCGGTCGATGTCGGCCATGACCAGATGCATCCGCGCCTTCGCGCCGATCCGCGCGTCACCAATCTCGAAGGGCTGAATGCGCGGGCGATGAGCCGGGCCAATCTCGACGGCCGCGCCATTGGCGCGGTGGTCTCCGACGTCTCCTTCATCTCGCTGAAGCTCGCCCTGCCCCCGGCGCTGACGCTTGCGGAACCCGGCGCCTTCTGCGTCCTGCTGGTCAAGCCGCAGTTCGAGGCGGGCCGCGAGGCGATCAGCAAGGCGGGGCTTCTGAAGGACCCGGACAGCGCGCCCGCCGTCGCGGCGGAGCTGGAACGCTGGCTCGTCGAGGAAATGGGCTGGCGGAGCCTCGGGCTTGTGCCTTCGCCCATCACCGGCGGCGACGGCAATCATGAATTTCTTCTTGGAGGGCGAAAGCCATGACGACCGAAACCCTCACCATCGCGCGGCTCGGCAGCGGCGGCGACGGCATCGCCGAAGCGCCGGGCGGTCCGGTCTACGTGCCCTTCACGCTGCCCGGCGAAACGGTTGCCGTGGCGCGGGTGAACAACCATGGCACGGTCATGTCCATGTCGGTCGCCTCGCCCGAGCGGGTGGAGCCGCCCTGCGCGCATTTCGGTCCCGACGGCCGCAACGGCACCTGCGGCGGCTGCACGCTGCAGCATGCGAGCGATGCGCTCTATCACGACTTCAAGCGCGGCCTCGTCGTCAATGCCCTGAAAAGCAAGGGCCTGACGCCGGATGTCGCCCCGCTGGTCATCGCCCGCCCCGGCGAGCGCCGCCGCGTCGCCTTCACCGCGCGCAGGACGGAAAAGGGCATGCTGCTCGGCTTCAACCAGGCCGGCAGCC
This DNA window, taken from Shinella zoogloeoides, encodes the following:
- a CDS encoding DUF2207 domain-containing protein encodes the protein MPRIAALLTFWLCLLIGSAARAEEYFDRYHSDIALAKNGAMTVTETIRVHAEGNAIRRGIYRDFPLTFTDAEGREKEVGFRIVGIERDGRPEPYRTETIRRGVRIYFGSSDVLLTPGFHDYRLTYETTRQIRFFDTHDELFWNVTGTQWAFPIRQASATVSLPPGIRAEALTYFTGPAGATERNARAESRGNTATFETTRGLGPHEGLTIGVKMPAGSIDRPTAAEERAYFLKDNRNLFLAFGGLALVLGYYVWAWLAVGRDPPGGVVVPRWDAPEGISPALVNYIDEKGFGGQGWTAVSAAFLSLAVKGLVELSNLETSITVTRTGKRVEGALPTGEATLLSAVPTEGSQFTIHKSNGKRVQRLGAEFRDAMEREHRRKYYLANWPQVTGGILLSLACLAALAIFGSLPEEGLVLVILPVFASVFVSIFALALGRNFRQAKTLGARIMAVVIMAFVGSVFVTVFGGIATAIVTEGAATGHLPLFAAVGGIVVTNLVFFFLMGAPTPLGRRMMDGIAGLRQYLTLAERDRMNMAGAPEMSPRHFETLLPYAVALGVEKPWSETFDRWLLTAAAAGAAAAYQPGWYHGDSFSSGRFGDRMGGFAGSMARSMTAALPDPPKSSSSGFSSGGGFSGGGGGGGGGGGW
- a CDS encoding dTDP-glucose 4,6-dehydratase — translated: MASLDLDRIRTIVVTGGAGFVGSHIVDDLLAHCPNARIRVLDAFTYAADMSHLDAAFRTGRVTIQEGDVGNLDLVTEMLKDADLVVHAAGESHVERAFAVPERFTVANALGTQVLVEAMGRRRVPLMIHVSSAEVYGAGNGEPIGELAPLLPDNPYGASKAAAEMLLSGLVRAYGLDIRVLRPVNIVGTRQNTEKLLPRFLEMAAIGQPLPVHGEGTQVRAFVTVADFCAALRTVVTRGAENATYNVAGEDVHDVLSVARMVLEAVQGPVSGIGFVAGRPDDASRSPLDTGALQALGWRATGTLRRALPGLAAWYGARVPDSARRRLLQVPELAPQRMQAVTQAAGSGLFRSLERH
- a CDS encoding TlyA family RNA methyltransferase, encoding MSHSTETIRLDQLLLNAGLVASRSRARDAIARGTVTVNGRVVTKPSASFPASAVLAIDDPAQAYVSRAALKLTAALDRFQLDPAGLDCLDIGASTGGFTQVLLERGAAHVVSVDVGHDQMHPRLRADPRVTNLEGLNARAMSRANLDGRAIGAVVSDVSFISLKLALPPALTLAEPGAFCVLLVKPQFEAGREAISKAGLLKDPDSAPAVAAELERWLVEEMGWRSLGLVPSPITGGDGNHEFLLGGRKP
- a CDS encoding glycine--tRNA ligase subunit alpha; translated protein: MTSAALPDHMNPTRSFQGLILTLHNYWADKGCAVLQPYDMEVGAGTFHPATTLRALGPRPWRAAYVQPSRRPSDGRYGENPNRLQHYYQYQVILKPNPSNLQELYLGSLAAIGLDPLLHDVRFVEDDWESPTLGAWGLGWECWCDGMEVSQFTYFQQVCGIECSPVAGELTYGLERLAMYVQGVDNVYDLNFNGREGAEKITYGDVFLQAEQEYSRHNFEYADTAMLHRHFIDAEKECQALLAAGAPGDAENRRLHKCVLPAYDQCIKASHVFNLLDARGVISVTERQSYILRVRTLAKACGEAFLLTDAGGVNWNRDAA
- a CDS encoding LemA family protein, yielding MIGLAIAAVVVIYAIVIYNGLVRARQVKEEAWSGIDVQLKRRADLIPNLLETVKGYAAHERETLEKVVELRNRAQAVPAGDVAGRAAAEGMLSQALGKLFALAEAYPDLKANQNFAELQQTLETIEGEIQMSRRYYNGAARDLNVKVESFPSNLVASVFKFAKAPYFEIDNPADRAVPTVKF
- a CDS encoding glycoside hydrolase family 25 protein, with product MKLKQLSGLAAALALSAAFFLPARAADVEPWKKPGNAIVIDAYELNEIDWSDMLSDRRIAGFISKASDGLPESFSCKGDHNGDTVEHCKTMWRKYAVSRELYETRRLLARSRGLLWGAYHLARPGNPVDQANHFLDYAKPQDDEMMVLDIEGIDPGKYMSLADAQVFAGHLKTRTGRYPVLYTNHATARHIAANRDTYRILSRLPLWYARYRPGIKGSFPMGNWDNYALWQFSAAANCSKRRCPYRVKGAENDIDVNVAPMTKAELRKVWAFGTLLPEKPLEPVDEILTASIPASSALKATVEASVSTGTEAQTTGAITLASGAVAAFPVRIAAEAQAGVAAIGNVTVTPGNHVVEVTPLNYQDF